From a region of the Chlamydiota bacterium genome:
- a CDS encoding SCO family protein — translation MENRFFSLQKLLYLLIFIGVGSIFFWISWIHFHHTPQLKNNPIPIYGSLPPFSLIEAEGRQITQNDFLNKISVIDFIFTRCQGQCPFMSEKMKDLQKILPKDSRLQWVSISVDPEWDEPPVLQEYAKKYQNALSPWLFLTGKKEMIFSLMKEGFHLGVSEAGGTVEEPILHSNRFVLVDPQGQIRGYYPATDEDRFEQLKKDILTLLHRTHERQET, via the coding sequence ATGGAAAATCGCTTTTTCTCCCTACAAAAATTGCTTTACCTACTCATTTTCATCGGGGTAGGAAGTATATTCTTTTGGATTTCCTGGATACATTTTCATCACACACCTCAATTAAAAAATAATCCTATCCCTATCTATGGTTCTTTACCCCCTTTTTCTCTTATCGAGGCCGAGGGTCGACAAATCACCCAAAATGATTTTTTAAATAAAATTTCTGTGATTGATTTTATTTTCACTCGTTGTCAAGGCCAATGCCCTTTCATGAGTGAAAAAATGAAGGATCTTCAAAAAATTTTACCTAAGGATTCTCGATTGCAATGGGTTTCCATCTCGGTCGATCCTGAATGGGACGAACCTCCAGTCCTCCAAGAATATGCGAAGAAGTATCAAAATGCCCTTTCACCCTGGTTGTTTTTGACAGGAAAAAAAGAAATGATCTTTTCTCTGATGAAAGAGGGTTTTCACCTGGGGGTATCCGAAGCGGGAGGAACAGTGGAAGAACCCATTCTCCACAGCAACCGATTTGTTTTAGTGGATCCTCAAGGCCAAATCAGAGGATATTATCCAGCCACAGACGAAGACCGATTTGAGCAGCTAAAAAAAGATATTCTTACTCTGCTCCATAGAACCCACGAGAGGCAAGAAACATGA
- a CDS encoding DUF420 domain-containing protein: MIPLKVFPALNATLNGTCGVFLGLGYYFIRRKRILPHKICMLSAFSVSIVFLASYLYYHAHHGVTHFWGTGWIRPLYFSILISHTFLAVVIVPLALITLYQAWKERFQKHVKIARWTFPLWLYVSITGVIIYWMLYMK; the protein is encoded by the coding sequence ATGATTCCTTTAAAAGTCTTTCCAGCCCTGAATGCAACGCTCAATGGAACGTGTGGCGTCTTTCTAGGCTTGGGTTATTACTTCATTCGTAGAAAGAGGATTTTACCTCATAAAATCTGTATGCTCTCGGCTTTTTCTGTCTCGATCGTCTTTCTAGCAAGTTATCTTTACTATCATGCCCATCACGGGGTAACCCATTTTTGGGGGACAGGATGGATCCGCCCCCTTTATTTTTCAATTTTGATCTCCCACACCTTCTTGGCTGTGGTGATTGTCCCCCTTGCTTTGATCACGCTTTATCAAGCCTGGAAAGAAAGGTTTCAAAAACATGTAAAAATTGCCCGCTGGACTTTCCCTTTATGGCTTTATGTTTCAATCACCGGTGTGATAATCTATTGGATGCTTTATATGAAATGA
- a CDS encoding MFS transporter: MSKKAHPWFFIPTLYFAEGVPYCIINTVSVIFYKRLGIENTQITFWTSFLYLPWVLKMFWGPWLDLYSTKRNWIFFTQVFMVLILGGAALFLRLPHFFLITLLLFTLGAFISATHDIAVDGFYLLSLSKDHQAMFVGIRSFFYRMAMIFGSGFLVYFAGKLEILLQNISLSWTVTLGCSAILFIFLSLYHRLILPFPKEDVSILLIQKEKTSWKKVFDSYFSQEKIGAILAFILLYRLGEGMLVKMVSPFFLDLKEAGGLAMSTSQVGMVYGTFGVLALILGGILGGVGLSKFGLKKCLWPMALALNLPDVFYVMIAYFTPSLTYIYPLVFLEQFGYGLGYSAFSVFLMRMATRREYPTSHFAISTGLMALGMMIPGMISGTLQKTFDYPHFFIIVCLATLPGMLVIPFLPIEETSSNSLFNLKIKHQK, encoded by the coding sequence CTGTCTAAAAAAGCTCATCCTTGGTTTTTTATTCCAACCCTTTACTTTGCAGAGGGAGTCCCTTATTGCATCATTAATACCGTTTCTGTCATCTTCTACAAACGCCTCGGCATCGAAAATACTCAAATCACATTTTGGACCAGTTTTCTTTATCTGCCTTGGGTCCTTAAAATGTTCTGGGGGCCATGGCTTGATCTTTATTCGACCAAGAGAAATTGGATTTTTTTTACGCAAGTTTTCATGGTGTTGATCTTGGGGGGAGCTGCGCTTTTCCTTCGGCTTCCTCATTTCTTTCTGATCACACTTCTCCTTTTTACCCTTGGAGCTTTCATCTCTGCCACTCACGACATTGCGGTCGATGGATTTTATTTGTTGTCCCTTTCAAAAGACCATCAGGCCATGTTTGTCGGAATTCGTTCTTTTTTTTATCGTATGGCCATGATTTTTGGCTCTGGTTTTTTAGTTTATTTTGCAGGGAAACTCGAAATCCTTCTTCAAAATATCTCTTTAAGCTGGACTGTGACTTTAGGATGTTCTGCCATTCTTTTTATATTTTTATCTCTTTATCATCGTTTGATTTTACCTTTTCCAAAAGAAGATGTTTCTATTCTTTTGATTCAGAAAGAAAAAACATCCTGGAAAAAAGTTTTTGACTCCTATTTTAGTCAAGAAAAAATTGGGGCCATTTTGGCCTTCATTCTGCTTTATCGTTTGGGAGAAGGCATGTTAGTAAAAATGGTCTCTCCCTTTTTCCTGGATCTAAAAGAAGCGGGGGGGCTTGCCATGAGCACTTCCCAAGTGGGAATGGTTTACGGAACCTTTGGAGTCTTAGCTTTAATTTTAGGAGGGATTTTGGGAGGGGTTGGACTTTCGAAGTTTGGTCTTAAAAAATGTCTTTGGCCGATGGCCTTAGCACTTAATTTACCAGACGTCTTTTATGTGATGATCGCCTATTTTACTCCATCTCTCACTTATATTTACCCCTTGGTTTTTCTTGAACAGTTCGGCTACGGTTTAGGCTATTCTGCCTTTTCCGTTTTTTTGATGAGAATGGCTACAAGGCGTGAATACCCGACCTCTCATTTTGCCATTTCAACAGGCTTAATGGCCCTAGGAATGATGATTCCCGGAATGATCAGTGGAACTCTTCAAAAAACTTTTGATTATCCTCATTTTTTTATTATTGTGTGTCTGGCAACACTTCCGGGGATGTTGGTCATTCCCTTTCTTCCAATAGAGGAAACCTCTTCAAATTCCCTTTTTAATTTAAAAATCAAACATCAAAAATAA
- a CDS encoding heme-copper oxidase subunit III: MSHAATMNQETLLERPVGIDNAKLATWLFLCSEIMFFAGLIGSYIVLRLGALHWPQPGKILNIPLTGFNTFVLICSSVTMVKAFYWCEMGNQKKLKQHIFSTFLFGVLFLSIQAFEYHKLYVHHGLHPEGNLYGTCFYILTGFHGCHVLGGVIAMFVLLIKSLLGHFTKEHHAPVELVGLYWHFVDLVWIILFTIVYLI, from the coding sequence ATGAGTCATGCAGCAACCATGAATCAGGAAACACTTCTCGAGCGACCTGTGGGAATCGATAATGCCAAGCTGGCAACATGGCTTTTTCTTTGTTCAGAAATCATGTTCTTTGCGGGCCTCATTGGGTCCTATATTGTTCTACGCTTAGGGGCCCTCCATTGGCCCCAACCTGGTAAGATTCTGAACATTCCTCTGACTGGATTTAATACCTTCGTTTTAATCTGTAGCAGTGTCACCATGGTCAAGGCCTTTTACTGGTGTGAAATGGGAAATCAAAAGAAATTGAAACAGCATATTTTTTCCACCTTTCTCTTTGGAGTCCTCTTTCTTTCCATTCAGGCCTTTGAATATCATAAACTTTATGTCCATCATGGGCTTCACCCTGAAGGAAATCTTTATGGAACCTGTTTTTACATTTTGACGGGTTTTCACGGGTGTCACGTCCTAGGGGGAGTGATTGCGATGTTTGTTCTCTTGATTAAATCGCTTCTAGGTCATTTCACAAAAGAACATCATGCCCCTGTGGAACTGGTAGGACTTTATTGGCATTTTGTTGATTTGGTGTGGATTATTTTGTTTACGATTGTATACTTAATTTAA
- the cyoE gene encoding protoheme IX farnesyltransferase, with product MIKKFILNLNRWRDYLELTKPRINFLVLVTTGVGFLLGSHPPFIFQRFIHTLLGTALTVAGSGVLNQWLERDLDAKMKRTAQRPLPAGRLHPRQALIFGIILSGIGLFYLAFMINFLTSFLGFIAGSTYLFMYTPLKTRTSLNTIVGAIPGAIPPMMGWSAATSQVNFEAWVLFSILFFWQLPHFLSLASLYKDDYAEAGFQMLPSLDLNGGMTIRQIILYTSALMAVSLLPTLKGMTGSVYFFGALFLGLGFLGMGLRCAFLFSKKDKIREAYKGLFHASIIYLPVMLILMVVDKI from the coding sequence GTTACGACAGGGGTCGGTTTTCTCCTAGGATCACACCCGCCTTTTATTTTTCAAAGATTCATTCACACCCTTTTGGGAACAGCTTTGACTGTGGCAGGCTCCGGCGTACTGAATCAATGGTTGGAGCGAGACTTGGATGCAAAAATGAAAAGAACCGCTCAGCGCCCCCTTCCTGCTGGAAGACTTCATCCTCGTCAGGCCCTCATCTTCGGAATTATTTTATCAGGGATAGGCCTTTTCTATCTTGCCTTCATGATTAATTTTCTAACGAGCTTCCTTGGATTCATTGCTGGGTCAACTTATCTTTTTATGTACACCCCTCTTAAAACACGAACCTCGCTCAATACCATTGTCGGAGCCATTCCGGGAGCCATTCCTCCCATGATGGGATGGTCCGCGGCCACAAGCCAAGTTAATTTCGAAGCTTGGGTCCTTTTTTCCATTCTCTTTTTTTGGCAATTACCCCATTTCTTGAGTCTTGCAAGTTTATACAAAGATGATTATGCCGAAGCAGGTTTTCAAATGCTTCCGAGTTTGGATTTAAATGGAGGCATGACCATCCGCCAGATTATTCTTTATACCTCGGCACTGATGGCTGTCAGCTTACTACCGACACTCAAAGGAATGACCGGATCCGTTTATTTCTTTGGTGCCTTATTTTTAGGTCTTGGTTTTCTGGGGATGGGACTTCGTTGTGCATTTTTATTTTCTAAGAAAGATAAAATACGCGAGGCCTATAAAGGTCTTTTTCATGCCTCCATCATTTATCTTCCTGTGATGCTCATTTTAATGGTGGTGGATAAGATTTAG
- a CDS encoding cytochrome C oxidase subunit IV family protein, whose product MNQENEEASKSFSHPNYMGVWGWLLGLTALEVAALYLPILQGTKIIILVTLAITKALLVAMYFMHLKFERVILIAIILYPIILSITLTLLTGLSLYRF is encoded by the coding sequence ATGAATCAAGAAAATGAAGAAGCCAGTAAAAGTTTTTCTCACCCTAACTACATGGGTGTATGGGGGTGGTTATTGGGGCTGACAGCCTTGGAAGTGGCAGCGCTTTATCTCCCCATTCTACAAGGAACGAAAATCATCATTCTTGTAACCCTTGCCATTACGAAGGCACTCCTGGTCGCAATGTATTTTATGCATCTTAAATTTGAAAGAGTGATTCTCATTGCCATCATTCTCTATCCCATTATTTTATCGATTACGCTCACTCTATTAACGGGCTTAAGCCTCTACCGATTTTAA
- a CDS encoding polymer-forming cytoskeletal protein, producing the protein MSSPPPLTKVQKVSGRTVVIHCPHCQSEQNVRPDGISLFCGKCHLSIQVQEMLHPSSPSQAKTTQTKLVSCFRCHIEIPAPLKAQSFLCKKCGYRNDLQDYHVKSVLSRDLETYGNLSIDAAGTVLNSTAKVKEALIAGKFIGHLTADSITLKSGAIFEGGMMAECLTLESSVQCSIKKEFWVKKIILTGLYQGNIQTHETVFLKKNAIFIGTLSTKNLFMEEGATLMGEIKIGM; encoded by the coding sequence GTGAGCAGTCCTCCTCCTCTTACCAAGGTTCAAAAGGTTTCAGGTCGAACAGTGGTGATCCACTGTCCTCATTGTCAATCCGAGCAAAATGTTCGACCGGATGGAATTTCTCTTTTCTGCGGGAAATGTCACCTTTCCATTCAAGTTCAAGAAATGCTTCATCCCTCCTCTCCTTCTCAAGCCAAAACCACTCAAACAAAGCTGGTCAGTTGCTTTCGCTGCCATATTGAAATTCCTGCTCCCCTTAAAGCCCAGTCCTTTCTCTGTAAAAAATGTGGGTATCGAAATGATCTTCAAGATTATCATGTGAAATCGGTCCTGAGTCGTGATCTTGAAACTTATGGAAATCTCTCGATTGATGCGGCAGGAACAGTGCTCAATTCTACGGCCAAAGTGAAAGAGGCACTCATCGCTGGAAAATTCATTGGGCACTTGACGGCAGATTCGATTACCCTCAAATCTGGCGCTATTTTTGAGGGAGGAATGATGGCGGAGTGTCTCACCCTTGAATCTTCTGTGCAATGCAGTATCAAAAAAGAGTTCTGGGTGAAGAAAATTATTTTAACAGGTCTTTATCAAGGGAATATTCAAACGCATGAAACGGTTTTCTTAAAGAAAAACGCTATTTTCATCGGGACCCTTTCCACCAAAAACCTTTTCATGGAAGAAGGGGCAACGCTGATGGGAGAAATAAAAATTGGGATGTAG